The following are encoded in a window of Streptomyces sp. Go-475 genomic DNA:
- a CDS encoding cation:dicarboxylase symporter family transporter: MPPSVPSLPRRVARTLRTSLFAQVLCALVLGIVVGKLWPDTATALQPLGDGFTRLIKTVISPLVFCVVVVGIAKAGDLKAFGRIGVKALIWFEVASTAALVIGLVAANLVGPGKGMNVDPSSLDAAAVNETTGGGHLPSTTEFVLNALPQSFIGAFADNELLQVLILACLVGAALLHLGHTKVPKILPAIEQAQEIIFAVVGFVMRLAPLAVFGAMAHLVGNYGLGVMTKYAKLIVLCYVAAALFIALLAVALRMVTGLSLWKFLRYIREEMLLALGTASTESVMPRVMQKLRRAGARDDAVGLVLPTGYSFNLDGASLYLSIGTLFIAQAVGVDLTLGQQVTVVLVLMLTSKGMAGIPGSAFLALAATASSLGAIPAGAVALLLGVDRIMDSMRVVTNLLGNCVAVFAVSRWEGALDIERAKKTLDGEETDPPQGGDGDSDDTRAVEPTTAATPAPGIPAQKPKEPAPEVG; this comes from the coding sequence GTGCCACCGTCCGTACCGTCCCTGCCGCGACGCGTCGCACGCACGCTGCGTACCTCACTGTTCGCGCAGGTCCTCTGCGCGCTCGTCCTCGGAATCGTCGTCGGGAAGCTGTGGCCGGACACGGCCACGGCTCTCCAGCCGCTCGGCGACGGTTTCACCCGGCTCATCAAGACGGTGATCTCGCCCCTGGTGTTCTGCGTGGTCGTCGTCGGCATCGCCAAGGCCGGTGACCTGAAGGCGTTCGGCCGGATCGGGGTCAAGGCCCTGATCTGGTTCGAGGTCGCCTCCACGGCCGCCCTGGTCATCGGCCTCGTCGCCGCCAACCTCGTCGGCCCCGGCAAGGGCATGAACGTCGACCCCTCGTCGCTGGACGCCGCCGCGGTGAACGAGACCACGGGCGGCGGCCATCTGCCCTCGACGACCGAGTTCGTCCTGAACGCGCTGCCGCAGAGCTTCATCGGCGCCTTCGCCGACAACGAACTCCTCCAGGTGCTCATCCTGGCCTGTCTGGTGGGCGCCGCCCTGCTCCACCTCGGGCACACCAAGGTGCCGAAGATCCTGCCCGCGATCGAGCAGGCCCAGGAGATCATCTTCGCGGTCGTCGGCTTCGTCATGCGGCTGGCCCCGCTCGCGGTGTTCGGCGCCATGGCCCACCTGGTCGGCAACTACGGCCTGGGCGTGATGACGAAGTACGCCAAGCTCATCGTGCTCTGCTACGTCGCGGCGGCGCTGTTCATCGCGCTGCTCGCCGTCGCCCTGCGGATGGTGACCGGGCTCAGCCTGTGGAAGTTCCTGCGCTACATCCGCGAGGAGATGCTGCTGGCGCTCGGCACCGCCTCCACCGAGTCCGTCATGCCGCGCGTGATGCAGAAGCTGCGCCGGGCCGGCGCCCGCGACGACGCCGTGGGCCTGGTGCTGCCCACCGGTTACTCGTTCAACCTCGACGGCGCCTCGCTCTACCTGTCCATCGGCACGCTGTTCATCGCCCAGGCGGTGGGCGTGGACCTGACCCTGGGACAGCAGGTCACCGTGGTCCTGGTGCTGATGCTGACCAGCAAGGGCATGGCGGGCATCCCCGGCTCGGCGTTCCTCGCCCTGGCCGCGACCGCCTCGTCCCTGGGCGCCATTCCGGCCGGAGCCGTCGCCCTGCTCCTCGGCGTGGACCGCATCATGGACTCGATGCGGGTCGTCACGAACCTGCTGGGCAACTGCGTGGCCGTCTTCGCGGTGTCCCGCTGGGAGGGGGCGCTCGACATCGAGCGGGCGAAGAAGACGCTCGACGGCGAGGAGACGGACCCGCCTCAGGGCGGCGACGGCGACAGCGACGACACCCGGGCGGTCGAGCCGACGACGGCCGCGACCCCGGCGCCGGGCATCCCCGCCCAGAAGCCCAAGGAGCCCGCTCCCGAGGTCGGCTGA
- a CDS encoding peptide-N4-asparagine amidase produces MKRRIVMSMLAGATLLASTLLGAGPARAADVPAEFGTDWHDPVTAAPPVERPSGKSCEVTLARARFRDFTPYRGTYTPPDGCGDRWSKVVLRLDGKVKGRQYDRLGYLHVGGVEIFRTSTPQPSPDGIEWSVEKDVTRYGDTFRKSRDVEMLIGNVVDDTYTGVLDVTVTLTFYPGRPDAASPDRVLTLDGGTTLTTPRNSERIVAEVYATGSGGGCEEYWYLTVPDPAPYSCKAGQGGPYREVQIRVDGRLAGIATPFPTVWTGGWSNPFLWYVIPGPRAFDIKPITYDLTPFAGLLNDGRPHRVEVSVVGVPEGQTGWSAPVNVLVWQDERRARVTGALTVHKAGHLANSSVYTPGSGHRVDTEGAHRLTVAGYVDTSHGRVTTTVSRSLAHTSEHRWTDGETSDGLTATWTDDESVTVDGRGTRTHRTYTMDGTTTLGAGDRLRTVLTLGDRATTAVLRDGRRTAWSRLDDTYTGDATYTAGVPRDQRHAVGTTSERYRLHGSHGCYDRTLTTTQGVLTTDRRRC; encoded by the coding sequence ATGAAGAGACGGATCGTCATGTCCATGCTTGCCGGGGCGACCCTCCTGGCGAGCACCCTCCTCGGCGCCGGTCCCGCCCGGGCGGCCGACGTCCCGGCCGAGTTCGGCACCGACTGGCACGACCCGGTCACGGCCGCCCCGCCCGTCGAGCGGCCGTCCGGAAAGTCCTGCGAAGTCACCCTCGCCCGGGCGCGGTTCCGCGACTTCACCCCCTACCGCGGCACCTACACCCCGCCCGACGGCTGCGGCGACCGCTGGAGCAAGGTGGTGCTGCGGCTCGACGGCAAGGTCAAGGGCCGCCAGTACGACCGGCTCGGCTACCTCCACGTCGGCGGGGTGGAGATCTTCCGCACCTCCACGCCGCAGCCCTCGCCCGACGGCATCGAGTGGTCGGTGGAGAAGGACGTCACGCGCTACGGCGACACCTTCCGGAAGAGCCGGGACGTCGAGATGCTCATCGGGAACGTCGTCGACGACACCTACACGGGCGTCCTCGACGTCACGGTCACGCTGACGTTCTACCCGGGCCGCCCCGACGCCGCGAGCCCCGACCGGGTCCTCACCCTCGACGGCGGCACGACCCTCACCACCCCGCGCAACAGCGAACGCATCGTCGCCGAGGTGTACGCCACCGGCTCCGGCGGCGGTTGCGAGGAGTACTGGTACCTCACGGTGCCCGATCCGGCGCCGTACTCCTGCAAGGCCGGCCAGGGCGGCCCCTACCGCGAGGTGCAGATCCGCGTGGACGGCCGACTCGCGGGCATCGCCACGCCGTTCCCGACCGTGTGGACCGGCGGCTGGTCCAACCCGTTCCTCTGGTACGTGATCCCGGGCCCCCGCGCCTTCGACATCAAGCCGATCACCTACGACCTCACTCCCTTCGCCGGCCTCCTCAACGACGGCCGCCCGCACCGCGTCGAGGTGTCGGTCGTCGGCGTGCCCGAGGGGCAGACCGGCTGGAGCGCGCCCGTGAACGTCCTGGTCTGGCAGGACGAACGGCGCGCGCGGGTCACCGGCGCCCTCACCGTGCACAAGGCCGGCCACCTGGCCAACTCCTCTGTATACACTCCGGGTTCCGGGCACCGGGTGGACACCGAGGGCGCGCACCGGCTGACCGTCGCCGGATACGTCGACACCTCGCACGGCCGCGTCACCACCACCGTCAGCCGCTCTCTCGCCCACACCTCCGAACACCGCTGGACCGACGGCGAGACGAGCGACGGGCTGACGGCCACCTGGACCGACGACGAGTCGGTGACCGTCGACGGCCGCGGCACCCGCACGCACCGCACCTACACGATGGACGGCACGACCACGCTCGGCGCGGGCGACCGGCTGCGCACGGTCCTGACCCTCGGCGACCGCGCCACCACCGCCGTCCTGCGCGACGGCCGGCGCACGGCGTGGTCACGCCTCGACGACACCTACACGGGCGACGCCACCTACACGGCGGGCGTCCCGCGCGACCAACGGCACGCGGTCGGCACCACCAGCGAGCGGTACCGGCTCCACGGCTCCCACGGCTGCTACGACCGCACGCTGACCACCACGCAGGGGGTGCTCACGACGGACCGCAGACGCTGCTGA
- a CDS encoding ABC transporter ATP-binding protein gives MQIQDLPYPDPGVPDTRSGPRFLWWLFRNQLGGQLKSLAWGLLHFASVAALPFCVGVAVQAVVDRSGSRLALAGGLLALACAGNAVGDTFLHRSAVTNWITAAARVQQLLARKAAQLGSALTRRVAAGEVVAVSTGDVEKIGWFVEALSRFTAAVVTVVLVCAGLLVYQPALGVVVAVGLPVLALAVLPLLPRATRRADVQREKAGRATELASDTVAGLRVLRGIGGEELFLERYRRASQEVRHAAVRSARMWSLITAIQVLLPGLLLIAVVWYGVHLARQGRITVGELVTVYSSVMVLTYPLRHFEEIAMAYSFSRPSATRAAGVLALERATDTAGSRTAGVPSGDLYDPESGLLAPAGRLTAVVCGDPDAAGRLAERLGGHPSQEGTSVLLGGVPLDELPLDSARTAVLVQDKDPVLLSGTLRDLLDVPASGDVEPRAALAAAQCEDVLAALVQGSLGATDPMDARITERGRSLSGGQRQRLALARSLLADPEVLVLDEPTSAVDSHTEARIAQGVRELRAGRTTVVFTSSPLLLDRSDRVVFLHEGEVVAVGTHRELVHSEPRYRAVVTRETDDEAALSGSVALKDVLQELEEIEEKA, from the coding sequence ATGCAGATTCAAGACCTTCCGTATCCCGACCCGGGCGTGCCAGACACGCGATCGGGTCCCCGATTCCTGTGGTGGCTCTTCCGGAACCAACTGGGCGGTCAGCTCAAGTCGCTGGCCTGGGGGCTGCTGCACTTCGCCTCCGTCGCCGCGCTGCCGTTCTGCGTCGGTGTCGCCGTGCAGGCCGTGGTCGACCGCTCCGGCTCGCGACTGGCCCTGGCGGGCGGGCTGCTGGCACTGGCCTGCGCCGGCAACGCGGTCGGCGACACCTTCCTGCACCGCTCCGCCGTCACCAACTGGATCACGGCAGCCGCCCGCGTCCAGCAGCTCCTCGCCCGCAAGGCCGCCCAGTTGGGCTCGGCGCTGACCCGGCGGGTCGCGGCCGGTGAAGTGGTGGCGGTCTCCACGGGTGACGTGGAGAAGATCGGCTGGTTCGTGGAGGCCCTGTCCCGGTTCACCGCGGCCGTGGTCACCGTCGTGCTGGTCTGTGCCGGCCTGCTCGTCTACCAGCCGGCGCTCGGCGTGGTCGTCGCCGTGGGCCTGCCCGTGCTGGCACTCGCCGTGCTGCCGCTGCTGCCCCGCGCCACCCGGCGCGCCGACGTCCAGCGCGAGAAGGCCGGACGCGCCACCGAACTCGCCTCCGACACCGTCGCCGGACTGCGCGTGCTGCGCGGCATCGGCGGCGAGGAACTCTTCCTCGAACGCTACCGGCGCGCCTCCCAGGAGGTCCGGCACGCGGCCGTGCGCAGCGCCCGGATGTGGTCCCTGATCACCGCGATCCAGGTCCTGCTGCCGGGACTGCTGCTCATCGCGGTCGTCTGGTACGGCGTGCACCTGGCGCGCCAGGGCCGGATCACCGTCGGTGAACTGGTCACCGTCTACAGCTCGGTGATGGTCCTCACCTATCCGCTGCGGCACTTCGAGGAGATCGCCATGGCGTACTCCTTCTCCCGGCCGTCCGCGACGCGGGCCGCAGGTGTGCTGGCGCTGGAGCGGGCCACGGACACCGCGGGGTCGCGCACGGCCGGCGTCCCCTCCGGAGACCTCTACGACCCGGAGTCCGGGCTGCTCGCACCGGCCGGCCGGCTGACCGCCGTGGTGTGCGGCGACCCGGACGCGGCGGGCCGGCTGGCCGAACGGCTGGGCGGGCACCCCTCGCAGGAGGGCACCTCGGTGCTGCTGGGCGGAGTGCCGCTCGACGAACTCCCGCTGGACAGCGCCCGTACGGCCGTCCTCGTCCAGGACAAGGACCCGGTCCTGCTGTCGGGCACGTTGCGCGACCTGCTCGACGTGCCCGCGTCGGGTGACGTGGAGCCGCGCGCGGCGCTGGCGGCGGCGCAGTGCGAGGACGTGCTGGCGGCGCTGGTGCAGGGGTCGCTGGGCGCGACCGACCCCATGGACGCCCGGATCACCGAGCGCGGCCGGTCCCTGTCCGGCGGTCAGCGGCAGCGGCTCGCGCTCGCCCGGTCGCTGCTCGCGGACCCGGAGGTGCTCGTCCTGGACGAGCCGACCTCGGCCGTCGACTCGCACACCGAGGCCCGGATCGCCCAGGGCGTACGGGAGTTGCGCGCGGGGCGCACGACCGTGGTGTTCACCTCCTCCCCGCTGCTGCTGGACCGGTCCGACCGGGTCGTGTTCCTGCACGAGGGCGAGGTCGTCGCGGTCGGTACCCACCGGGAACTGGTGCACTCCGAGCCCCGTTACCGGGCGGTGGTCACGCGCGAGACGGACGACGAGGCCGCGCTGAGCGGTTCCGTCGCCCTGAAGGACGTCCTGCAGGAACTGGAAGAGATCGAGGAGAAGGCATGA
- a CDS encoding ABC transporter ATP-binding protein — MIGVAPPAYDPAAPTTANTLPVGAPATVRAYVAELLRRHSRAFLLLVAVNTVAVIASMAGPWLLGGLVERVSDGARELRLELTAGLFLAALAVQALFVRQVRLRGAMLGERMLADLREDFLVRSVGLPPGVLERAGTGDLLSRITTDIDRLGNAMREAVPQLSIGVVWVVLLMGGLVVTAPPLALAVLLALPLLIVGCRWYFRRAPSAYRSESAGYAAVAAALAETVDAGRTVEAHRLAERRIALSERRIREWTAWERYTLWLRSVLFPVINTTHVTVLASVLMIGGVFALHGWIDVGQLTTGALIAQMLVDPVGMILRWYDELQVAQVSLARLVGVRDIEPVDGDAELVPDGRHVHADRVHFGYLEDVDVLRKVSLEVAPGTRLALVGPSGAGKSTLGRLLAGIYAPRDGRITLGSAELSRMPAERVREHVALVNQEHHVFVGSLRDNLLLARTGADDAELWAALGAVDADGWARALDDGLDTEVGSGGLALTPAQAQQIALARLVLADPHTLVLDEATSLLDPRAARHLERSLARVLDGRTVVAIAHRLHTAHDADVIAVVENGRISELGSHQELVAADGAYAALWRSWHG; from the coding sequence ATGATCGGCGTAGCGCCACCGGCGTACGACCCGGCGGCCCCGACGACGGCGAACACCCTGCCGGTGGGGGCCCCCGCGACCGTCCGCGCCTACGTGGCCGAACTGCTGCGCCGGCACAGCCGGGCGTTCCTGCTGCTGGTCGCCGTCAACACGGTCGCCGTCATCGCCTCGATGGCCGGTCCGTGGCTGCTGGGCGGACTGGTGGAGCGGGTGTCCGACGGGGCACGGGAGCTGCGGCTGGAGCTCACCGCGGGGCTGTTCCTGGCCGCGCTGGCCGTCCAGGCCCTGTTCGTCCGTCAGGTGCGGCTGCGCGGCGCGATGCTGGGCGAGCGGATGCTGGCCGACCTGCGCGAGGACTTCCTCGTCCGGTCGGTCGGGCTGCCGCCCGGCGTGCTGGAGCGGGCCGGGACCGGCGATCTGCTGTCCCGGATCACCACGGACATCGACCGGCTGGGCAACGCGATGCGCGAGGCCGTGCCGCAGCTGTCCATCGGCGTGGTGTGGGTGGTCCTGCTGATGGGCGGGCTGGTCGTCACGGCGCCGCCGCTGGCGCTCGCCGTGCTGCTCGCCCTGCCGCTGCTGATCGTCGGCTGCCGCTGGTACTTCCGGCGGGCGCCCTCCGCGTACCGCTCGGAGTCCGCCGGGTACGCCGCCGTGGCCGCCGCGCTCGCCGAGACGGTGGACGCCGGGCGCACCGTCGAGGCCCACCGCCTCGCCGAGCGCCGCATCGCCCTGTCGGAGCGCCGCATCCGGGAGTGGACCGCCTGGGAGCGGTACACGCTCTGGCTGCGGTCGGTGCTCTTCCCGGTCATCAACACCACGCACGTGACCGTGCTCGCCTCCGTCCTGATGATCGGCGGCGTGTTCGCCCTGCACGGGTGGATCGACGTCGGGCAGCTCACGACCGGCGCGCTGATCGCCCAGATGCTCGTCGACCCGGTGGGCATGATCCTGCGCTGGTACGACGAGCTGCAGGTGGCGCAGGTGTCCCTGGCCCGGCTCGTCGGGGTCCGGGACATCGAGCCGGTCGACGGTGACGCCGAGCTGGTCCCCGACGGGCGCCATGTGCACGCCGACCGGGTGCACTTCGGCTACCTGGAGGACGTGGACGTCCTGCGCAAGGTGTCCCTGGAGGTCGCCCCCGGCACCCGGCTGGCGCTGGTCGGTCCCTCGGGGGCGGGCAAGTCCACGCTGGGCCGGCTGCTCGCCGGGATCTACGCGCCCCGGGACGGCCGGATCACCCTGGGCAGCGCCGAGCTGTCCCGGATGCCCGCCGAACGCGTCCGCGAGCACGTGGCGCTGGTCAACCAGGAGCACCACGTCTTCGTGGGGTCCCTGCGCGACAACCTCCTGCTGGCCCGGACGGGTGCCGACGACGCCGAGCTGTGGGCGGCGCTGGGCGCGGTCGACGCGGACGGCTGGGCCCGGGCGCTCGACGACGGCCTGGACACGGAGGTCGGCTCGGGCGGGCTGGCGCTCACCCCGGCGCAGGCCCAGCAGATCGCGCTGGCCCGCCTGGTGCTGGCCGACCCGCACACGCTCGTCCTGGACGAGGCGACGTCCCTGCTCGACCCACGCGCCGCCCGTCACCTGGAGCGCTCCCTGGCCCGGGTCCTGGACGGCCGCACGGTCGTCGCCATCGCCCACCGGCTGCACACCGCGCACGACGCGGACGTCATCGCCGTGGTCGAGAACGGACGGATCAGCGAGCTGGGCAGCCACCAGGAGCTGGTCGCGGCGGACGGGGCGTACGCGGCGTTGTGGAGGTCGTGGCACGGGTGA
- a CDS encoding DUF5709 domain-containing protein encodes MNSSDGWGDDVYQPDQDEQREDTGLLDAEDTLEYDGVDDPLDRGWSPPERPWAVEHLGVTAAERLRGETLDQRLSEELPDPVAPDGDGLGDCQGTDGELLDNEVGAARSGRLVAPDEGTHEDEEPALVAMDVGIDGAAASAEEAAVHIVDEDTLPG; translated from the coding sequence GTGAACAGCTCCGACGGCTGGGGCGACGACGTCTACCAGCCGGACCAAGACGAGCAGAGGGAGGACACGGGGCTGCTCGACGCCGAGGACACCCTGGAGTACGACGGCGTCGACGATCCCCTGGACCGGGGCTGGTCCCCTCCCGAGCGGCCCTGGGCCGTCGAGCACCTCGGCGTGACGGCGGCCGAGCGGCTGCGGGGCGAGACGCTGGACCAGCGGCTCTCCGAGGAGCTGCCGGACCCCGTCGCGCCCGACGGGGACGGCCTCGGGGACTGCCAGGGCACCGACGGGGAACTCCTCGACAACGAGGTGGGCGCCGCCCGCTCCGGCCGCCTGGTGGCGCCCGACGAGGGCACGCACGAGGACGAGGAGCCCGCGCTGGTCGCCATGGACGTGGGCATCGACGGCGCGGCCGCGTCGGCCGAGGAGGCCGCCGTGCACATCGTCGACGAGGACACCCTGCCCGGCTGA
- a CDS encoding type B 50S ribosomal protein L31, which produces MQQDKHPDYHPVVFRDRAAGYAFLTRSTATSDQTIEWDDGETYPVVDVEISSESHPFYTGKARTVDSEGRVAAFERRYGGG; this is translated from the coding sequence ATGCAGCAGGACAAGCACCCCGACTACCACCCCGTCGTCTTCCGCGACCGCGCCGCCGGGTACGCGTTCCTCACCCGGTCCACCGCGACCAGCGACCAGACCATCGAGTGGGACGACGGCGAGACCTACCCGGTCGTGGACGTGGAGATCTCATCGGAGAGCCACCCCTTCTACACGGGCAAGGCCCGCACGGTGGACTCGGAGGGCCGGGTCGCGGCGTTCGAGCGGCGGTACGGCGGCGGCTGA
- a CDS encoding metal-dependent hydrolase, with the protein MMGPAHSLSGAAAWLGVGAAAAAAGQPMPWPVLLVGALICAGAALAPDLDHKAATISRSFGPLSRWLCEIVDKLSYAVYKATKKQGDPRRSGGHRTLTHTWLWAVLIGAGTSVVAISSDRWGVLAILFVHLVLAIEGLLWRATRGSSADVLVWLLAATTAWILAGILDQPGNGADWLFTAPGQEYLWLGLPVVLGAIVHDIGDALTVSGCPILWPIPVGRKRWYPVGPPKAMRFRAGSWVELRVLMPAFMLLGGVGCAAALNVI; encoded by the coding sequence ATGATGGGACCAGCACACTCACTGTCGGGCGCCGCCGCCTGGCTCGGCGTCGGTGCGGCCGCGGCCGCCGCCGGGCAGCCGATGCCCTGGCCGGTCCTCCTCGTCGGTGCCCTGATCTGCGCCGGAGCCGCCCTCGCCCCGGACCTGGACCACAAGGCGGCCACCATCTCCCGGTCCTTCGGGCCGCTGTCGCGCTGGCTGTGCGAGATCGTCGACAAGCTGTCGTACGCCGTCTACAAGGCCACGAAGAAGCAGGGCGACCCGCGCCGCTCCGGCGGGCACCGCACCCTCACGCACACCTGGCTGTGGGCGGTGCTGATCGGCGCCGGCACCTCGGTCGTGGCGATCAGCAGCGACCGCTGGGGCGTCCTCGCGATCCTCTTCGTGCACCTGGTCCTGGCCATCGAGGGCCTGCTGTGGCGGGCGACCCGCGGCTCCAGCGCCGACGTCCTGGTCTGGCTGCTGGCCGCGACCACGGCGTGGATCCTCGCGGGCATCCTGGACCAGCCGGGCAACGGCGCGGACTGGCTGTTCACGGCGCCGGGCCAGGAGTACCTGTGGCTGGGCCTGCCGGTGGTGCTGGGCGCGATCGTGCACGACATCGGGGACGCGCTGACCGTCTCCGGCTGCCCGATCCTGTGGCCCATCCCGGTCGGGCGGAAGCGCTGGTACCCGGTCGGGCCGCCGAAGGCCATGCGGTTCCGGGCGGGCAGCTGGGTCGAGCTCAGGGTGCTGATGCCGGCGTTCATGCTGCTCGGCGGGGTGGGCTGCGCGGCGGCGCTCAACGTCATCTGA
- a CDS encoding DEAD/DEAH box helicase → MTLIDQLPPTADPDALYEAFESWAGERGLTLYPHQEEALIEVVSGANVIVSTPTGSGKSMIAAGAHFAALARDEVTFYTAPIKALVSEKFFELCKIFGTENVGMLTGDASVNSDAPVICCTAEVLASIALRDGKDADVGQVVMDEFHFYAEGDRGWAWQIPILELPQAQFVLMSATLGDVSFFEKDLTRRTGRPTAVVRSATRPVPLSYEYRFTPLTETLTDLLQARQAPVYIVHFTQAQAVERAQALMSINMCSKEEKEQIADLIGNFRFTTKFGRNLSRYVRHGIGVHHAGMLPKYRRLVEKLAQAGLLKVICGTDTLGVGVNVPIRTVLFTALTKYDGTRVRTLRAREFHQIAGRAGRAGYDTEGFVVAQAPEHVVENEKALAKAGDDPKKRRKVVRKKAPEGFVAWSEQTFEKLIASEPEPLTSRFRVTHTMLLSVIARPGNAFDAMRRLLEDNHEPRKQQLRHIRRAIAIYRSLLDGGIVEKLDEPDPTGRIVRLTVDLQQDFALNQPLSTFALAAFELLDPESPSYALDMVSVVESTLDDPRQILAAQQNKARGEAVAQMKADGVEYEERMERLQDITYPKPLEELLFHAYNTYRKSHPWVGDHPLSPKSVIRDMYERALSFTELVSHYELARTEGIVLRYLASAYKALDHTVPDDLKSEDLQDLIEWLGEMVRQVDSSLLDEWEQLANPEEMTAEEAQEKADEVKPVTANARAFRVLVRNAMFRRVELAALDQVEELGELDGESGWDAEAWGEAMDKYWDEYDDLGTGPDARGPKLLLIEEEPENGLWRVRQIFHDPNGDHDWGISAEVDLTASDAEGRAVVRVTDVGQL, encoded by the coding sequence GTGACCCTCATCGATCAGCTGCCGCCGACCGCCGACCCCGACGCCCTGTACGAAGCCTTCGAGTCGTGGGCCGGCGAGCGGGGGCTCACGCTCTACCCCCACCAGGAGGAGGCGCTGATCGAGGTGGTCTCCGGCGCGAACGTGATCGTGTCGACGCCCACCGGATCCGGCAAGAGCATGATCGCCGCGGGCGCGCACTTCGCGGCCCTGGCCCGCGACGAGGTCACCTTCTACACGGCTCCGATCAAGGCGCTGGTGTCGGAGAAGTTCTTCGAGCTGTGCAAGATCTTCGGCACGGAGAACGTCGGCATGCTCACCGGCGACGCGTCGGTCAACTCCGACGCCCCGGTCATCTGCTGCACCGCCGAGGTCCTGGCGTCGATCGCGCTGCGCGACGGCAAGGACGCGGACGTCGGCCAGGTCGTGATGGACGAGTTCCACTTCTACGCCGAGGGCGACCGCGGCTGGGCCTGGCAGATCCCGATCCTGGAGCTGCCGCAGGCGCAGTTCGTGCTGATGTCGGCGACGCTCGGCGACGTCTCCTTCTTCGAGAAGGACCTCACCCGCCGCACCGGCCGCCCCACGGCGGTGGTCCGCTCGGCCACCCGCCCGGTGCCGCTGTCCTACGAGTACCGCTTCACGCCGCTCACCGAGACGCTCACCGACCTGCTCCAGGCCCGGCAGGCGCCCGTGTACATCGTGCACTTCACGCAGGCCCAGGCCGTGGAGCGGGCGCAGGCGCTGATGAGCATCAACATGTGCTCGAAGGAGGAGAAGGAGCAGATCGCCGACCTGATCGGCAACTTCCGCTTCACCACCAAGTTCGGCCGCAACCTCTCCCGTTACGTCCGGCACGGCATCGGCGTCCACCACGCCGGCATGCTGCCCAAGTACCGCCGCCTGGTGGAGAAACTCGCGCAGGCCGGTCTGCTGAAGGTCATCTGCGGCACCGACACGCTCGGCGTCGGCGTCAACGTCCCCATCCGCACGGTGCTGTTCACGGCCCTCACCAAGTACGACGGCACCCGCGTGCGCACCCTGCGGGCCCGGGAGTTCCACCAGATCGCGGGGCGCGCCGGCCGGGCCGGTTACGACACGGAGGGCTTCGTCGTCGCGCAGGCCCCCGAGCACGTCGTCGAGAACGAGAAGGCCCTCGCCAAGGCCGGCGACGACCCCAAGAAGCGCCGCAAGGTCGTCCGCAAGAAGGCACCGGAGGGGTTCGTCGCCTGGTCGGAGCAGACCTTCGAGAAGCTCATCGCCTCGGAACCGGAGCCGCTGACCTCCCGGTTCCGGGTGACGCACACGATGCTGCTGTCGGTGATCGCCCGCCCCGGCAACGCCTTCGACGCGATGCGCCGGCTGCTGGAGGACAACCACGAGCCGCGCAAGCAGCAGCTGCGGCACATCCGCCGGGCCATCGCCATCTACCGCTCGCTGCTCGACGGCGGCATCGTCGAGAAGCTCGACGAGCCGGACCCCACCGGCCGCATCGTCCGCCTCACGGTCGACCTCCAGCAGGACTTCGCGCTCAACCAGCCGCTGTCCACGTTCGCGCTCGCCGCGTTCGAGCTGCTCGACCCCGAGTCGCCGTCGTACGCCCTCGACATGGTGTCCGTCGTGGAGTCGACGCTCGACGACCCGCGCCAGATCCTCGCCGCCCAGCAGAACAAGGCGCGCGGCGAGGCCGTGGCCCAGATGAAGGCGGACGGCGTCGAGTACGAGGAGCGCATGGAGCGCCTCCAGGACATCACGTACCCGAAGCCCCTGGAGGAGCTGCTCTTCCACGCGTACAACACGTACCGCAAGAGCCACCCCTGGGTCGGCGACCATCCGCTGTCGCCGAAGTCGGTCATCCGCGACATGTACGAACGGGCGCTGTCCTTCACGGAGTTGGTGTCCCACTACGAGCTGGCCCGCACCGAGGGCATCGTGCTGCGCTACCTGGCCAGCGCCTACAAGGCCCTCGACCACACCGTCCCGGACGACCTCAAGTCCGAGGACCTCCAGGACCTGATCGAGTGGCTGGGCGAGATGGTGCGCCAGGTCGACTCCAGCCTGCTGGACGAGTGGGAGCAGCTCGCCAACCCGGAGGAGATGACCGCCGAGGAGGCCCAGGAGAAGGCCGACGAGGTCAAGCCGGTCACCGCCAACGCGCGCGCCTTCCGCGTCCTGGTCCGCAACGCCATGTTCCGCCGCGTCGAACTGGCCGCCCTGGACCAGGTCGAGGAGCTGGGCGAGCTGGACGGGGAGTCCGGCTGGGACGCCGAGGCGTGGGGCGAGGCGATGGACAAGTACTGGGACGAGTACGACGACCTCGGCACCGGTCCCGACGCGCGCGGCCCGAAGCTGCTGCTCATCGAGGAGGAGCCGGAGAACGGCCTGTGGCGGGTGCGGCAGATCTTCCACGACCCGAACGGCGACCACGACTGGGGCATCAGCGCGGAGGTGGACCTCACCGCCTCGGACGCGGAGGGCCGTGCGGTCGTCCGGGTCACCGACGTCGGCCAGCTGTGA